One Siniperca chuatsi isolate FFG_IHB_CAS linkage group LG5, ASM2008510v1, whole genome shotgun sequence DNA window includes the following coding sequences:
- the wsb2 gene encoding WD repeat and SOCS box-containing protein 2, with the protein MCTTENNAELLPTSSDPALILELKTRRPPSLEGRAGCETWSVDFSPDGAWFAWSMGHGIVWVVAWPLDSEDSQNGETDRGDKSFSCGHPVWGLAFGPRPPTSAAAVRQAKTTPKGSKSLLLATGLENGVIKIWNVLTGDAVFDLHGHEGVVRDLVFPQNGTLTLVSSSRDKTLRIWDLAQKGKKVQVLSGHKDWISCCSVSSDCSMIASVGRFDRMVCLWSLRSYTFMRNLTGGTHKTLYLLSSCDFSPDGALLATAAFSGSSWWIDLWDPYTAEKLATLVDYFEDYGQNQISALQFSPNGLHLAIVTDDRALRIWEPGNKGMVMQTKADRDSNGLCCNYHPRGGVVATGTRDGHVRFWRAPRTVPSLRHLCRSILRHSVSTHQMEPLPLPKRILEYLTYRNIPDHLNTCCSSDEEWEG; encoded by the exons ATGTGCACCACAGAAAACAACGCGGAATTACTGCCAACAT CCTCGGACCCGGCTCTTATCCTGGAGCTAAAGACCAGGCGCCCTCCGTCCTTGGAGGGCCGGGCGGGATGTGAGACCTGGAGCGTGGACTTCTCCCCGGACGGAGCCTGGTTCGCCTGGTCGATGGGACACGGGATCGTCTGGGTGGTCGCCTGGCCTCTCGACTCCGA AGACAGTCAGAATGGAGAGACCGACCGAGGAGACAAGAGCTTCAGTTGCGGTCATCCAGTGTGGGGCCTCGCCTTCGGACCCAGACCTCCAACATCAGCTGCAGCGGTGCGCCAAGCTAAAACAACACCAAAAGGGAGCAAAAGCCTGCTTCTGGCCACAGGCTTGGAGAACGGGGTGATCAAAATCTGGAATGTGTTAACAG GTGATGCTGTATTTGATCTCCATGGCCACGAAGGCGTTGTGAGGGACCTGGTCTTCCCTCAGAACGGGACCCTCACACTCGTATCGTCCTCTCGGGACAAGACTTTGAGGATTTGGGACCTGGCTCAGAAAG GTAAAAAGGTGCAGGTGCTCTCTGGCCATAAAGACTGGATCAGCTGCTGCAGCGTATCATCAGATTGCAGCATGATTGCGTCTGTCGGCAGATTTGACAGA ATGGTGTGTCTGTGGAGTCTGCGGTCATATACGTTCATGAGGAACCTGACAGGAGGGACCCATAAGACCCTGTACCTCCTGTCTTCCTGTGACTTCTCTCCTGACGGGGCACTGCTCGCCACCGCAGCCTTCAGTGGCTCCAGCTGGTGGATCGACCTCTGGGACCCATACACTGCAGAGAAGCTGGCCACTCTGGT TGACTACTTCGAGGATTACGGCCAAAACCAAATCTCAGCATTACAGTTCTCCCCCAACGGTTTGCACTTGGCGATCGTGACTGACGACAG AGCTCTTCGGATCTGGGAGCCGGGAAATAAAGGGATGGTGATGCAGACGAAAGCGGACCGAGACTCTAATGGACTCTGCTGCAACTACCATCCACGAGGGGGAGTGGTCGCCACAGG AACCAGAGACGGCCACGTGAGGTTCTGGAGGGCACCCAGGACGGTGCCCAGCCTGCGCCACCTGTGCCGATCCATCCTGCGCCACTCTGTCTCCACACACCAGATGGAGCCGCTGCCCCTCCCCAAGAGGATCCTCGAGTACCTCACCTACAGAAACATCCCTGACCACCTCAATACGTGCTGCTCCTCAGATGAAGAGTGGGAAGGTTAA
- the vsig10 gene encoding V-set and immunoglobulin domain-containing protein 10: MKTVATVALLQLCLSATAAVSVNGSTGTALTAAPGDIALLPCYTDGNVTPTLTTWMKNGREVSRGVGSSPSPSPAGQRLTVLHDGSLNIRGVMPGDEGSYLCNSTLPGNNSYRASVLLQVTSGPENVSASIGPATALSNGTLIAYRGSTVSFNCSGSSYPSQQLTWAFRGASSSNESLVSTSGSWLDFRIEDIQPSAQGIYSCVAHNTFSHQAVNKSTQLLVYYVPDRHPECMWAPALDPSHVKFTCTWFGAYPTPTLRWGKDQGDQGSHWKGHVYASEVMDSLSVTLNRSMLSDGEMLRCMAQHLALAPGKEKSCSFTLKPPFPEGEPLAAALEATSVTLTCTEAVSTPPANTTWKKGLQQEDIVPGSKYVLSEDGPVFKLTILNISKDDEGVYFCRSENPLAIRELEFYLTVRTSSAYTGVVIGIFIAALIVGSAAIIAKTVYSSRHRICLGSGFGQMEEDRGDVLSLVESDDEQIFQDAVPRLPPLTNGCHTTLVQIHRIPSSDHEDAETADTSPQQQEETVQIEEPGDLVTF; encoded by the exons ATGAAGACAGTCGCAACTGTAGCGCTTCTACAACTGTGTTTATCTGCAACAG CGGCAGTTTCGGTTAATGGCTCCACCGGAACGGCCCTGACGGCCGCACCGGGCGATATCGCTCTACTTCCGTGTTACACCGACGGTAATGTAACACCGACTTTAACGACATGGATGAAAAATGGACGAGAAGTCAGTCGAGGTGTCGGTTCCTCGCCGAGCCCTTCACCCGCCGGACAGCGCCTCACAGTGCTGCATGATGGGAGTCTGAACATCAGGGGCGTGATGCCTGGAGATGAGGGTAGCTACCTGTGCAACTCCACGCTGCCTGGCAACAACTCCTATCGGGCAAGTGTCCTGCTTCAAGTAACCA GTGGtccagaaaatgtatctgcatcCATCGGTCCAGCCACTGCCCTGTCCAATGGGACACTCATCGCCTATCGGGGTTCCACCGTCTCCTTTAACTGCTCCGGCTCCTCCTACCCCTCTCAGCAGCTGACCTGGGCCTTCAGAGGAGCTTCGTCCAGCAACGAGTCGCTGGTTTCAACCTCTGGATCCTGGCTTGACTTCAGGATAGAAGACATTCAGCCCAGTGCTCAGGGGATTTACAGCTGCGTGGCCCACAACACCTTCTCTCATCAGGCAGTCAATAAGAGCACACAGCTGCTAGTATACT ATGTCCCAGACAGACACCCTGAGTGTATGTGGGCACCAGCACTGGACCCCTCCCATGTCAAATTCACCTGCACCTGGTTTGGAGCGTATCCCACCCCGACGCTGCGCTGGGGGAAAGACCAGGGTGACCAAGGATCTCACTGGAAAGGACACGTTTATGCATCGGAAGTGATGGACAGCCTGTCAGTGACACTGAACCGCTCCATGCTGTCCGACGGGGAGATGCTGAGGTGCATGGCCCAGCACCTAGCGCTCGCTCCAGGAAAGGAGAAGTCGTGTTCGTTTACTCTCA AGCCTCCATTCCCTGAAGGTGAGCCGCTGGCTGCGGCTCTGGAGGCGACCAGTGTAACTCTAACCTGCACTGAGGCCGTGTCCACCCCCCCTGCAAACACCACCTGGAAAAAAGGGCTCCAGCAGGAGGACATTGTACCCGGATCGAAGTACGTCCTGTCTGAGGATGGCCCCGTCTTCAAACTGACAATACTCAACATCAGCAAGGACGACGAAGGCGTCTACTTCTGCCGCAGCGAGAACCCCCTCGCCATCCGCGAGCTGGAATTTTACCTCACTGTGAGGA CCTCCTCTGCATACACAGGAGTGGTCATCGGTATTTTTATAGCTGCACTGATTGTGGGATCAGCCGCAATCATAGCTAAAACTGTTTACTCCAGCCGCCACCGGATTTGCCTGG GAAGTGGCTTTGG GCAaatggaggaggacagaggagacgTGCTGAGTCTGGTGGAGTCAGACGACGAGCAGATCTTTCAAGACGCTGTTCCCCGGCTGCCTCCGTTAACCAACGGATGCCACACAACGCTGGTCCAGATACATCGAATCCCATCGA GCGATCACGAGGATGCAGAAACTGCTGACACAAGCCcccagcagcaggaggaaactGTACAGATAGAAGAGCCAGGAGATCTTGTAACATTTTAG
- the pebp1 gene encoding phosphatidylethanolamine-binding protein 1 isoform X2: protein MLIRNLWHDKPHPDLTLLKVQNRPTGIEWEGCDSSKMYTLALTDPDAPSRKDPKFREWHHFLVVNMKGNDVSSGCVMSDYVGSGPPKGTGLHRYVWLVYEQPGSLSCSETVLTNRSGDGRGKFKIKSFRQKYDLGAPVAGTCYQAEWDDYVPKLYEQLAGK, encoded by the exons ATGCTGATCCGGAACCTTTGGCACGATAAACCACACCCTGACCTCACCTTGTTAAAG GTGCAGAATCGTCCCACCGGCATCGAGTGGGAAGGATGTGACTCCAGTAAGATGTACACTTTGGCCTTGACCGACCCTGATGCTCCCAGCAGGAAAGACCCCAAATTCAG GGAGTGGCACCACTTTCTGGTGGTCAACATGAAAGGGAATGATGTGTCCTCTGGCTGCGTCATGTCGGACTACGTGGGATCTGGTCCTCCCAAGGGCACAG GTCTCCACAGATACGTGTGGCTGGTGTACGAGCAGCCAGGCAGCCTGTCCTGTTCTGAGACCGTCCTCACTAACCGTTCCGGAGACGGCCGCGGCAAGTTCAAGATCAAGAGCTTCAGGCAGAAATACGACCTGGGAGCCCCGGTGGCGGGAACCTGCTACCAGGCCGAGTGGGACGACTACGTCCCCAAACTGTACGAGCAGCTGGccggaaaataa
- the pebp1 gene encoding phosphatidylethanolamine-binding protein 1 isoform X1, translating into MPVDLSQWTGPLALQEVDEKPAHPLTLKYDSVEIDELGKVLTPTQVQNRPTGIEWEGCDSSKMYTLALTDPDAPSRKDPKFREWHHFLVVNMKGNDVSSGCVMSDYVGSGPPKGTGLHRYVWLVYEQPGSLSCSETVLTNRSGDGRGKFKIKSFRQKYDLGAPVAGTCYQAEWDDYVPKLYEQLAGK; encoded by the exons ATGCCCGTAGATTTGAGCCAGTGGACCGGGCCTCTTGCCCTGCAGGAGGTCGATGAAAAGCCTGCACACCCCCTGACACTTAAATACGACTCTGTGGAAATCGACGAGCTCGGGAAAGTGCTCACGCCAACACAG GTGCAGAATCGTCCCACCGGCATCGAGTGGGAAGGATGTGACTCCAGTAAGATGTACACTTTGGCCTTGACCGACCCTGATGCTCCCAGCAGGAAAGACCCCAAATTCAG GGAGTGGCACCACTTTCTGGTGGTCAACATGAAAGGGAATGATGTGTCCTCTGGCTGCGTCATGTCGGACTACGTGGGATCTGGTCCTCCCAAGGGCACAG GTCTCCACAGATACGTGTGGCTGGTGTACGAGCAGCCAGGCAGCCTGTCCTGTTCTGAGACCGTCCTCACTAACCGTTCCGGAGACGGCCGCGGCAAGTTCAAGATCAAGAGCTTCAGGCAGAAATACGACCTGGGAGCCCCGGTGGCGGGAACCTGCTACCAGGCCGAGTGGGACGACTACGTCCCCAAACTGTACGAGCAGCTGGccggaaaataa